Proteins encoded by one window of Candidatus Edwardsbacteria bacterium:
- the glmM gene encoding phosphoglucosamine mutase: MSSHDKLMISVAGIRGVVGTSLTPELALKFAAAFGTFVGAGPVVLGRDSRLSGPVMEMTVEAGLRSVGCEVIKIGIVPTPTVQLMTRLLKARGGIAITASHNPSQWNALKFVSGQGLFLDKGQGEKVIAIFHSGKFAYKKYDRLGGGGEYPNAISDHVARILKLSFLDIPAIRRKKFKVVVDTCHGAGGPIFSRLLKELGCRVISLHNETNGKFSRPIEPQAKNLGELEKAVIAHRADIGFATDADVDRLSLVSDKGKAIGEEYSLALAARFMFLHFKTKAVTNLSTSRMVDEVAGQFKTSVIRTPVGEANVVGAMKKHRALIGGEGNGGIIIPELNYARDAAAGIALILQMLTEENLPLSQIAEKMPRYHMIKTTLTIKDPKRFLVKTTKIFSNCKTDKRDGLKYIWPDAWVHIRASGTEPIVRVIAEAREEKKARKLVNDVTRLIKIDT, from the coding sequence TTGTCTTCTCACGATAAATTGATGATCAGCGTGGCCGGGATCCGGGGGGTGGTGGGAACCAGCCTGACCCCCGAGCTGGCCCTGAAATTCGCCGCGGCCTTCGGCACCTTCGTCGGTGCCGGACCAGTGGTGCTGGGGCGCGACTCCCGCCTGTCCGGCCCGGTGATGGAAATGACGGTGGAGGCCGGTCTGCGCTCGGTGGGATGCGAGGTCATCAAGATCGGCATCGTTCCCACCCCCACCGTCCAGCTGATGACCAGACTTTTAAAAGCCAGGGGGGGCATCGCCATCACCGCCAGCCATAACCCCTCCCAGTGGAACGCCCTGAAATTCGTCTCCGGCCAGGGGTTGTTTTTAGATAAAGGCCAGGGCGAAAAGGTCATTGCCATTTTCCATTCCGGCAAATTTGCCTATAAAAAATATGACCGGCTGGGGGGGGGCGGAGAATATCCCAACGCCATCAGTGATCATGTGGCCAGAATACTTAAATTGTCATTTCTGGATATTCCGGCCATCAGAAGAAAAAAGTTCAAGGTAGTAGTGGACACCTGCCACGGGGCCGGCGGGCCGATATTCAGCCGGCTGCTTAAAGAATTGGGCTGCCGGGTCATCTCCTTGCACAACGAAACAAATGGAAAGTTCTCGCGGCCCATCGAGCCGCAGGCCAAGAATCTGGGCGAACTGGAGAAGGCTGTCATCGCTCACCGGGCCGATATCGGCTTTGCCACCGACGCCGATGTGGACCGGCTGTCCCTGGTCTCCGATAAGGGCAAAGCGATAGGCGAGGAATATTCCCTGGCCCTGGCCGCCCGGTTCATGTTCTTGCATTTTAAAACCAAGGCCGTCACCAATCTCTCCACCAGCCGGATGGTAGACGAGGTGGCCGGCCAATTTAAAACCAGCGTCATCCGCACCCCGGTGGGCGAGGCCAACGTGGTCGGCGCCATGAAAAAGCACCGGGCTCTTATCGGCGGCGAGGGCAACGGTGGGATAATCATCCCCGAACTCAACTACGCCCGGGATGCCGCTGCCGGGATAGCCTTGATATTGCAGATGTTGACCGAAGAGAATCTTCCATTATCACAGATCGCCGAGAAAATGCCCAGATATCACATGATCAAAACCACCTTGACGATAAAGGATCCCAAAAGGTTTCTGGTCAAGACGACTAAAATATTCTCCAACTGCAAAACAGATAAAAGGGACGGCCTTAAATATATCTGGCCTGATGCCTGGGTACATATCAGGGCTTCCGGCACCGAGCCGATTGTGCGGGTGATCGCCGAAGCGCGGGAAGAGAAGAAGGCCAGAAAACTGGTGAATGATGTAACCCGGTTAATTAAAATTGACACTTAG
- the glmS gene encoding glutamine--fructose-6-phosphate transaminase (isomerizing), whose protein sequence is MCGIVGYIGAKNCVPIIMEGLKRLEYRGYDSAGLALIKDGKLVIEKRAGKVADLAAMIEGKKLSASLGIGHTRWATHGEPDDLNAHPHWDCKGEIAIIHNGIIENYSTLKKKLIQDSHQIRTATDTEILAHLIEEMYKKTQDLFSAVRYALLEVEGTFGLLVISPLEPDKIIAARRGSPLVIGVGEGENLIASDAAALVEHTRQVVYLNDDEMACITADSFYTKTIHDQEVVKQIEEVTFSLEQIERGGYEHFMLKEINEQPTSLENAMRGRLMVKEGDVRLGGLHTVMDKLLNARRIIITSCGTSWHAALVGKYMLEQLGRIPVDVDYASEFRFRNPVIRPDDVVMVISQSGETADTLAALREAKSRGAPVLGIVNVVGSTIARETDAGVYIHAGPEIGVASTKAFTSQIAVLGQIAILLAKNRGLPQKTLAKIARDLADIPDKVRQVLLLDDQIKKIAQEFKNAENFLYLGRGSNFPTALEGALKLKEISYIHAEGYPAAEMKHGPIALIDKNMPVVFIVPKDALYDKVVSNIQEVRARKGRVIAIANIDDDEIDSLAEFVIKVPRTYSYFGPIINSIPLQLLAYHIALLRGCNVDQPRNLAKSVTVE, encoded by the coding sequence ATGTGCGGAATAGTAGGCTATATCGGGGCCAAAAATTGCGTCCCCATTATCATGGAGGGCCTGAAGCGCCTGGAATACCGGGGCTACGATTCGGCCGGGCTGGCCTTGATCAAAGATGGGAAACTGGTCATCGAGAAAAGGGCCGGCAAGGTGGCCGATCTGGCCGCGATGATCGAAGGGAAGAAGCTTTCCGCCTCTTTGGGGATAGGGCACACCCGTTGGGCCACCCACGGCGAGCCGGATGACCTGAATGCCCATCCCCACTGGGACTGCAAGGGCGAGATAGCCATCATCCATAACGGCATCATCGAGAACTATTCCACTTTAAAGAAAAAGCTGATCCAGGACAGCCATCAGATAAGAACCGCCACCGACACCGAGATACTGGCCCACCTGATCGAGGAGATGTATAAAAAGACCCAGGACCTGTTCTCCGCAGTCAGATACGCCCTGCTGGAGGTGGAGGGCACCTTCGGGCTTCTGGTGATATCGCCCCTGGAACCCGACAAGATCATCGCCGCCCGCCGCGGAAGCCCGCTGGTGATCGGGGTGGGGGAGGGTGAGAACCTGATAGCCTCCGACGCCGCCGCCCTGGTGGAGCACACCCGGCAGGTGGTCTATCTGAACGACGACGAGATGGCCTGCATCACGGCCGATTCATTCTATACCAAGACCATCCATGACCAGGAGGTGGTCAAGCAGATAGAGGAGGTCACCTTCTCCCTGGAGCAGATAGAACGGGGCGGCTATGAGCATTTTATGCTCAAGGAGATAAACGAACAGCCGACCTCCCTGGAGAACGCCATGAGGGGCCGCCTGATGGTCAAAGAGGGCGACGTCCGGCTGGGCGGCCTGCATACGGTAATGGACAAACTTTTAAATGCCCGGCGGATAATCATCACCTCCTGCGGCACCTCCTGGCATGCCGCCCTGGTGGGCAAGTATATGCTGGAACAGCTGGGCCGCATCCCGGTGGATGTGGATTACGCTTCGGAGTTCCGATTTCGTAATCCGGTCATCCGGCCGGATGATGTGGTGATGGTCATCAGCCAAAGCGGCGAGACCGCCGACACCCTGGCGGCCCTGCGGGAGGCCAAATCCAGAGGGGCCCCGGTGCTGGGGATCGTCAACGTGGTGGGCAGCACCATCGCCCGGGAGACCGACGCCGGGGTCTATATCCACGCCGGGCCGGAGATCGGGGTGGCCTCCACCAAGGCTTTCACCTCGCAGATCGCGGTGCTGGGCCAGATAGCCATCCTGTTGGCCAAGAACCGGGGCCTGCCGCAAAAGACCCTGGCCAAGATCGCCAGGGACCTGGCCGACATCCCCGACAAAGTCCGCCAGGTGCTTTTATTAGACGACCAGATCAAGAAAATAGCCCAAGAGTTTAAAAACGCCGAGAATTTTCTGTACCTGGGACGGGGCAGCAATTTCCCCACCGCCCTGGAGGGGGCCCTTAAATTGAAAGAGATCTCCTACATCCATGCCGAGGGCTATCCGGCCGCCGAGATGAAGCACGGGCCAATCGCCCTGATAGACAAGAACATGCCGGTGGTCTTCATCGTGCCCAAAGACGCCCTGTACGACAAGGTGGTCAGCAATATCCAGGAGGTGCGGGCCCGCAAGGGCCGGGTGATCGCTATCGCCAATATCGACGATGATGAGATAGATAGCCTGGCCGAGTTCGTGATAAAGGTCCCCAGGACCTACAGCTATTTCGGCCCCATCATCAATAGCATCCCCCTGCAATTGCTGGCCTATCATATCGCCTTGCTTCGGGGCTGCAATGTGGACCAGCCTCGAAATTTGGCCAAAAGCGTGACCGTGGAATAA
- a CDS encoding AAA family ATPase: protein MNVKKKTYSRYLGEETSAKLIEGNLSQNDKEQALRRLAELTRVFSSYLPGGIRRHAQKLHSGAKVEQALLLADVTGFTVLSERLSRIGREGAEEVTGIINSYFAPLIKIVHNYGGDVVYFGGDAFSAGFETVEGEPSPSHLRALQAAYEMQELVKNFTEIKTSAGAFPISLHLALHLGPTEIFSVGRKETDLEYFMAGRVTNYASQLEDLSSGAELLISRELYNKAKGKITAEPAQSDTYKLVKVNEKVGHLAEGGQEEAEDIERSIEHLEAIRPYFSSWLSQRIMADPKSGGVAGEHRRVTMLFLNVWGMDFDDDQHAVSKAQNYFSVLQEVVERYGGIVNKVDFSPQGHKVLILFGAHIAHENDEERALLCALEMLGREEFGYGGVKQRFGVNGGYVYAGTVGSALRREFTVMGDEVNLAARLMSSAGEQELLATAAIQRKNSGKFGFKSLGEKEFKGKKHPITIYQVSKKDESGDDVFAKWMTESKAMVGRQKEKELLNSAVEKGISGQGQIISVVGEAGIGKSRLSRELIQNWAERGYSFFVGNCQSYGAAISYLPWADLLKTYLGIKEADSMEAKTSRIHKMLEIIDPVLKDWSPIIGEVVGVSMPESELTKSLDAKLRQQRLFDLVLDIFSWGAAQEPLLLIIEDLHWADGASLGLLNYVARNIGDKPIVLCMVYRPIEAKHEFAGKEYHSQMTLKELSQEESLELVKTMLNIEGMPPELEQLILKKSQGNPFFVEEVVKSLIEQKVVAEKDGQWQVVTTDIAKINIPDTVQGVIMSRIDRLPIETREVLQISSVIGREFDYHILQAIYPKKIEINPHLNSLRGLDLVLTEQEGNYYFKHIMTQEVAYDSLSFSRRRELHNNIGDHLELSNESKIEEVLELLSHHYFHAQNWEPAFFYSVEAGDKAKKAYANQEALAHYDRALEVFDKMVEAGMLPELTRRIQEELKQKEVESAK, encoded by the coding sequence ATGAACGTCAAGAAAAAAACTTACAGCCGTTATCTGGGGGAGGAGACCTCTGCCAAACTTATTGAAGGAAATCTTTCCCAAAACGATAAGGAACAGGCATTGCGCCGTCTGGCTGAGCTGACCAGGGTCTTTTCGTCCTATCTGCCGGGTGGTATCAGGAGGCATGCTCAAAAGCTTCATTCCGGGGCCAAGGTGGAACAGGCCCTGCTGCTGGCCGATGTCACCGGCTTCACGGTGCTGTCCGAGCGGCTGTCCCGCATCGGCCGGGAGGGGGCCGAGGAGGTCACCGGCATCATCAACAGCTATTTTGCCCCGCTGATAAAGATCGTCCACAACTACGGCGGCGACGTTGTCTACTTCGGCGGCGACGCTTTCAGCGCCGGCTTCGAGACGGTGGAGGGCGAGCCCTCGCCCAGCCATCTCCGGGCTTTGCAGGCAGCTTATGAGATGCAGGAGCTGGTCAAGAATTTTACCGAGATCAAGACCTCGGCCGGGGCCTTCCCCATCAGCCTGCATCTGGCCCTGCATCTCGGCCCCACCGAGATCTTTAGCGTAGGCCGGAAAGAGACCGACCTGGAATATTTCATGGCCGGACGGGTCACCAACTATGCCTCCCAGCTGGAGGACCTATCCTCCGGAGCAGAGCTATTGATCAGCCGGGAGCTTTATAATAAAGCCAAGGGTAAGATAACGGCAGAGCCGGCCCAGAGCGATACTTATAAGCTTGTCAAAGTGAACGAAAAGGTTGGCCATTTAGCAGAGGGCGGCCAGGAGGAGGCAGAGGATATCGAGCGGTCCATCGAACATCTGGAGGCGATCCGTCCTTATTTCTCAAGCTGGCTGTCACAAAGGATCATGGCCGATCCCAAGTCCGGAGGCGTTGCCGGGGAGCATCGCCGGGTGACCATGCTGTTCCTGAATGTCTGGGGGATGGATTTCGACGATGATCAACATGCCGTTTCCAAGGCCCAGAATTATTTTTCGGTCCTGCAGGAGGTGGTTGAGAGATATGGCGGGATAGTAAACAAGGTGGATTTCAGCCCCCAGGGCCACAAGGTGCTGATCCTGTTCGGGGCTCATATCGCCCACGAGAATGACGAGGAGCGGGCCCTGTTGTGCGCTCTGGAGATGCTGGGCCGCGAGGAGTTCGGTTATGGCGGGGTCAAACAGAGGTTCGGGGTCAACGGCGGTTATGTCTACGCCGGGACGGTCGGCTCGGCCCTGCGCCGCGAGTTCACCGTGATGGGCGACGAGGTCAACCTGGCGGCCCGCCTGATGTCATCGGCCGGCGAACAGGAGCTGCTGGCCACCGCCGCCATCCAGAGGAAGAACTCCGGAAAATTCGGATTCAAAAGCCTGGGCGAGAAGGAATTCAAGGGCAAGAAACACCCCATCACCATATATCAGGTGAGCAAAAAAGATGAATCCGGCGATGATGTTTTTGCCAAGTGGATGACGGAATCCAAAGCCATGGTGGGCCGCCAGAAGGAAAAGGAATTGTTGAACAGCGCCGTGGAGAAAGGCATCTCCGGGCAGGGCCAGATAATTTCGGTGGTGGGCGAGGCCGGCATCGGAAAATCCAGGCTGTCCCGGGAGCTGATCCAGAACTGGGCCGAACGGGGATATTCCTTTTTCGTGGGCAACTGCCAGTCCTACGGCGCGGCCATCTCCTACCTGCCCTGGGCCGATTTACTGAAGACCTATTTGGGCATCAAGGAGGCCGATTCCATGGAGGCGAAAACATCCCGGATCCACAAAATGCTGGAGATCATCGACCCGGTCCTCAAGGATTGGTCCCCGATCATCGGCGAGGTGGTGGGAGTGTCCATGCCGGAGAGCGAGCTGACCAAGTCGCTGGACGCCAAACTCAGACAGCAGAGATTATTCGATCTGGTGCTGGACATCTTCAGTTGGGGGGCGGCCCAGGAGCCGCTGCTGCTGATCATCGAAGATCTGCACTGGGCCGACGGAGCCTCCCTGGGACTGCTGAACTACGTAGCCCGTAATATCGGCGACAAACCCATAGTGTTGTGTATGGTCTATCGGCCAATCGAGGCCAAGCACGAATTCGCCGGCAAGGAATATCACAGCCAGATGACCCTTAAAGAGCTGAGCCAGGAGGAGAGCCTGGAACTGGTGAAGACCATGCTGAACATCGAAGGGATGCCGCCGGAGCTGGAGCAGCTGATCCTGAAGAAGTCCCAGGGCAACCCCTTTTTCGTGGAGGAAGTGGTCAAGTCGCTGATCGAGCAGAAGGTGGTCGCCGAGAAGGACGGCCAGTGGCAGGTGGTGACCACCGACATAGCCAAGATCAACATACCCGACACCGTTCAGGGGGTGATCATGAGCCGTATCGACCGCCTGCCGATCGAGACCCGGGAGGTGCTGCAGATATCCTCGGTGATCGGGCGCGAGTTCGACTATCATATTTTGCAGGCCATCTACCCAAAAAAAATAGAGATCAATCCCCACCTCAACAGTCTGAGGGGCCTGGACCTGGTGCTTACCGAGCAGGAGGGCAATTATTACTTCAAGCACATCATGACCCAGGAGGTGGCTTACGACAGCCTGTCGTTCAGCCGCCGCCGGGAGCTGCACAACAACATCGGCGATCACCTGGAGCTCAGCAACGAGAGCAAGATAGAAGAGGTGCTGGAGCTGCTGTCGCACCATTATTTCCATGCCCAGAACTGGGAGCCGGCCTTCTTCTATTCGGTGGAGGCCGGGGACAAGGCCAAGAAGGCCTATGCCAACCAGGAGGCCCTGGCCCATTACGATCGGGCGCTGGAGGTGTTCGACAAGATGGTGGAGGCCGGGATGCTGCCCGAGCTGACCCGCCGCATCCAGGAGGAGCTGAAGCAAAAGGAAGTGGAGTCGGCCAAATAG
- the hflX gene encoding GTPase HflX produces the protein MRQKAILVGTMLDRGSIFEEEESLKELARLADTAGATVIDHIVQRRARPDATYFIGKGKVEELALAVADSRADLVIFDHSLTPSQASNIQAQLDCRVVDRAELIMDIFARHARSAESKIQVELAQLQYRFSRLVGAGLEMTDPGAGIGTRGPGEKQLELDRRKIRHRIARLKQELKKVEQQRRTQRKSRADIFKISLVGYTNAGKSTLMNLLSKARVKVEDRLFATLDATTRAVVLASGEKFLLTDTVGFIRRLPHQLVASFKATLEEVNQADLVLQVVDSPHPLYLKEIAAVEEVLKEIKADRPELLVFNKTDLLDPDTLDGLRRNYPGAAFISALTGEGRRELEALIRQRMEPQRSAE, from the coding sequence ATGAGACAAAAAGCCATACTGGTCGGCACCATGCTGGACCGGGGCAGTATTTTCGAGGAAGAGGAATCATTGAAGGAGCTGGCTCGTCTGGCCGATACCGCCGGGGCTACGGTGATCGACCACATAGTGCAAAGGCGGGCCCGTCCCGACGCCACCTATTTCATCGGCAAGGGCAAGGTAGAGGAGCTGGCGCTGGCCGTGGCGGACAGCCGGGCCGATCTGGTGATCTTCGACCACAGCCTGACCCCCAGCCAGGCCTCCAATATCCAGGCCCAGCTGGACTGCCGGGTGGTGGACCGGGCGGAGCTGATCATGGATATTTTTGCCAGGCATGCCAGGAGCGCCGAGTCCAAGATCCAGGTGGAGCTGGCCCAGTTGCAATATCGTTTCTCCCGTTTGGTGGGGGCCGGCCTGGAGATGACCGATCCCGGCGCCGGCATAGGGACCAGGGGGCCGGGAGAGAAACAGCTGGAGCTGGACCGGCGAAAGATCAGGCACAGGATAGCGCGGCTCAAGCAGGAGCTTAAAAAGGTTGAACAGCAGAGAAGGACCCAGCGAAAATCCCGGGCCGACATATTCAAGATATCCCTGGTGGGATACACCAATGCCGGCAAATCCACCCTGATGAACCTGCTGTCAAAGGCCAGGGTCAAAGTGGAGGACCGGCTGTTCGCCACCCTGGATGCCACCACCCGGGCGGTAGTGCTGGCCTCGGGGGAAAAATTTCTGCTGACCGATACGGTGGGCTTCATCCGGCGGCTGCCCCATCAGCTGGTGGCCTCGTTCAAGGCCACCCTAGAGGAGGTCAACCAGGCCGACCTGGTGCTGCAGGTGGTGGATAGCCCCCATCCCCTCTATCTTAAGGAGATCGCCGCGGTGGAGGAGGTGCTGAAAGAGATAAAGGCCGACCGTCCGGAGCTGTTGGTGTTCAACAAGACGGATCTACTGGATCCGGACACCCTGGATGGCCTGCGGAGAAATTATCCCGGGGCAGCTTTCATCTCCGCCTTGACCGGGGAGGGCCGCCGGGAGCTGGAGGCCCTGATACGGCAAAGAATGGAACCTCAAAGATCTGCGGAATAA
- a CDS encoding MFS transporter: MTIVGFLVNYFKLAGRFSRNAKLYLLSTFLISVGFSFYGVLFNLYLTEGGLQEGIIGSILSLSGLALVITALPAGILSDRLGRKKAMIIGTLAGALLSIFRALTVNGPGLLSLSFLGGIASTLYVLSAAPFMMENSRPEERTHLFSASFAVMLMAGIAGNLAAGELPGLVMNIFGISIFTAYRFALLLGSGIFLTALWPLFKISETPKVPDESNLISLKRLVQGFKAAAGFVWCNLWIGLGAGLVIPFFNLYFAKRFGASSSQIGLYFSVSQIFTLAAVLVGPALAKRFGKVKTVVAMELLSLPFLISLGAEKVLYIAVLSFWMRASLMQMSSPISSAFMMEVVPDGARATVNSIATMAWTLSWTFSTAFSGWAMQHYGYAMPYYLTAGCYAVSAISFYLLYNRKERRR, encoded by the coding sequence ATGACGATTGTCGGGTTCTTGGTCAATTATTTTAAACTGGCCGGACGTTTCTCCCGGAATGCCAAGCTGTATCTGCTGTCCACCTTTCTGATCTCCGTCGGTTTCTCCTTCTACGGGGTCCTGTTCAATCTCTATCTGACCGAGGGGGGGTTGCAGGAGGGGATCATCGGCAGCATTCTTTCCTTAAGCGGGCTGGCTCTGGTCATTACCGCCCTTCCGGCCGGGATTCTTTCCGACCGGCTGGGCCGGAAAAAGGCCATGATCATCGGCACCCTGGCCGGGGCCCTGCTGTCGATCTTCAGGGCTTTGACAGTGAACGGCCCCGGCCTTCTATCCCTGAGTTTTTTGGGAGGGATCGCCTCGACGCTCTATGTTCTGTCTGCCGCGCCCTTCATGATGGAGAACAGCCGCCCGGAGGAGCGGACCCATCTCTTCTCCGCCTCATTTGCCGTGATGCTGATGGCCGGGATTGCCGGCAACCTGGCGGCCGGCGAGCTCCCCGGTTTGGTGATGAATATTTTTGGCATCAGTATTTTCACGGCCTATCGTTTCGCTCTGCTATTGGGCTCCGGCATATTTCTTACGGCCCTGTGGCCGCTCTTTAAAATATCCGAAACCCCAAAGGTTCCGGATGAATCTAATTTGATCAGCCTTAAGCGCTTAGTGCAGGGGTTCAAGGCCGCCGCCGGATTTGTCTGGTGCAATTTATGGATCGGGTTGGGGGCGGGGCTGGTGATACCGTTCTTCAACCTGTATTTTGCCAAAAGGTTCGGCGCTTCCAGCAGCCAGATCGGTCTTTATTTTTCGGTGTCCCAGATATTCACTTTGGCGGCGGTGCTGGTGGGCCCGGCCCTGGCCAAACGTTTCGGCAAAGTCAAAACCGTGGTAGCCATGGAACTGCTGTCGCTGCCGTTTCTGATAAGCCTGGGGGCCGAGAAGGTTCTGTACATCGCTGTGCTGTCCTTCTGGATGAGGGCCAGCCTGATGCAGATGTCCTCGCCCATCTCCTCTGCCTTTATGATGGAGGTCGTCCCGGATGGCGCCCGGGCCACGGTCAACAGCATAGCCACCATGGCCTGGACCCTGTCCTGGACATTCTCCACCGCCTTTTCGGGATGGGCCATGCAGCACTACGGTTATGCCATGCCATATTACCTGACCGCAGGATGTTATGCTGTCTCGGCGATATCATTCTACCTGCTGTACAACAGAAAAGAGCGGAGGCGGTAG
- a CDS encoding DUF2520 domain-containing protein: MDKPSIAIIGNGKLGSTLALALSQKGYRISGLSDSDPARLEETARAVKSAASDGDPSAATQGAEVVILAVPDDNIKAVSDRLASRQALAKGQILCHCSGFLSSSALVANKMLGASIASMHPLASFPRCLIPWDRFKGIYFGVEGDAVALARLRPLIESLDCFPVDILASRKNLYHLSSVMASNYLLALLYAAGQMMGAAVAEKEKTEAMLHALAGTVMDNLVENGLENSLSGPIERGDVQTVSGHLETLKKDFPQETELYKALGKLMLRISKQRNPQGREWDELGKSLD, encoded by the coding sequence ATGGATAAACCAAGCATAGCAATAATCGGAAACGGCAAGCTGGGAAGCACGCTGGCCTTGGCTCTATCGCAAAAAGGTTATCGAATAAGCGGCCTGTCCGACAGCGATCCGGCCAGGCTGGAGGAAACGGCCCGGGCGGTAAAATCGGCCGCATCCGACGGCGATCCCTCGGCGGCGACCCAGGGGGCGGAGGTCGTGATTCTGGCGGTCCCCGATGACAACATAAAGGCCGTCTCCGATCGGCTGGCCTCCCGGCAGGCCCTGGCCAAGGGGCAGATCCTCTGCCACTGCTCGGGCTTCCTTTCGTCATCGGCCCTGGTGGCCAACAAGATGCTGGGGGCCTCCATCGCCTCGATGCATCCCCTGGCCAGTTTCCCCCGATGCTTGATCCCTTGGGATCGCTTCAAGGGCATCTATTTCGGAGTGGAAGGAGATGCCGTAGCCTTGGCAAGGCTGAGACCCCTGATAGAATCGTTAGATTGTTTTCCAGTGGATATACTGGCCTCTCGAAAGAATCTATATCATCTCTCCAGCGTGATGGCTTCGAACTATTTGCTGGCCCTGCTTTATGCCGCGGGCCAGATGATGGGGGCCGCCGTGGCCGAGAAGGAAAAAACCGAAGCTATGCTCCATGCCCTGGCCGGGACGGTGATGGATAATCTGGTTGAAAACGGGCTGGAAAATTCGCTAAGCGGGCCCATCGAGCGGGGCGATGTCCAAACGGTGTCCGGCCATCTGGAGACCCTGAAAAAGGATTTTCCCCAGGAAACGGAGTTATACAAGGCCTTGGGAAAATTGATGCTCCGGATATCAAAGCAACGAAATCCTCAAGGGAGGGAATGGGATGAGCTGGGAAAATCGCTGGATTAG
- a CDS encoding PstS family phosphate ABC transporter substrate-binding protein: MEYFIKSWLYIGLALLPLFGCGPQNSGSEESQTAGRIVVKGEDVAIRMIRRESQSFMALYSKSAIAVDEGGSKAAIADLNEGRIRIAVMNRPITSAEDSIIKANGGLAKEYKIAYDGLAVIVNSKNKIQRLDFEQLSGIFSGKITSWRRLGGNIENLVPVIPGPNMGHYEYFQQLVLNGGEYAAKTYPCTTTAQIVELVKTHPSAIGLVSMGALYRNWDVWPPIKETGLKALEIAQVKESGYFYPNQKTVYEGNYPLSHPLYMYVNDVLENTYSQGMSSLAHGFITYISSAEGQKIAAQQGYVPATMPVTIKK, translated from the coding sequence ATGGAATATTTCATAAAATCGTGGCTTTACATCGGGCTGGCCTTGCTGCCGCTATTTGGCTGCGGCCCCCAAAACAGCGGTTCCGAAGAGTCCCAGACCGCCGGAAGGATAGTGGTCAAGGGAGAGGACGTGGCCATCAGAATGATCAGGCGCGAATCCCAGTCTTTTATGGCCCTGTATTCCAAGTCGGCTATAGCGGTTGATGAAGGCGGCTCCAAGGCGGCGATCGCGGATCTCAACGAAGGCCGGATCAGGATCGCAGTGATGAACCGCCCCATAACCAGCGCCGAGGATTCGATAATCAAAGCCAACGGCGGCCTGGCCAAAGAATACAAGATAGCCTACGACGGGCTGGCGGTGATAGTCAATTCCAAAAATAAGATACAGCGGCTGGATTTTGAACAATTGTCAGGAATTTTCTCCGGAAAGATCACCAGCTGGCGCCGGTTGGGCGGCAACATCGAAAACCTGGTCCCAGTGATCCCCGGACCCAATATGGGCCATTACGAATATTTTCAGCAGCTGGTCTTGAACGGCGGGGAATATGCCGCCAAAACATATCCCTGCACCACCACCGCCCAGATAGTCGAGCTGGTAAAGACCCACCCCAGTGCGATAGGCCTGGTCTCCATGGGCGCCCTTTATCGGAACTGGGACGTGTGGCCGCCCATTAAAGAAACCGGCCTAAAAGCGCTTGAAATAGCCCAGGTCAAGGAGAGCGGATATTTTTACCCCAATCAAAAGACGGTCTATGAAGGGAACTACCCCTTAAGCCACCCCCTGTATATGTATGTCAATGATGTTTTGGAGAATACCTATTCCCAGGGAATGTCCAGCCTGGCCCACGGATTCATCACCTATATATCTTCGGCCGAGGGGCAGAAGATAGCGGCCCAGCAGGGATATGTGCCGGCCACCATGCCGGTGACCATTAAGAAATAA